From the genome of Flavobacteriales bacterium:
GTCTTTTCCGGGGCTTGTAAGATCACCTTCCCTTCGAAGCGCTCTTTGACGTATTCCGGAGTGGGGTCGATTTGATCGAGTAGCGCTTTATCGACGATGGACTCAACGCGTTGTTTCAACCGCTCGCAGTATTCGTTGATGCGCTCCGACTCGGGGTGGCGACGACGTACTTTTCCAAGATCGCTGTTCCAGTCCTTTGGGGCGATGTATTTTTGAGTATTGAGCAGAATGCGTTTATCTCGGTTATAGGAGTACTGAATATACACCGGAGCGGTGCCATCTTTTCTACTGGCTCTTTTTTTGCTGATAAGTTTGACCGAACGCATTTTCTTCCCTAATTTGAGAGTGAAGATACGTCATTTTTGTCGAGCCACCGTCGAGCAAAGTGGGGTAAAAGTGAGTAAAAATAGTAAAATAGATAAATAACTAGGAAAAACTACTCTATGATAAACAGTACAGTTAAGTTAATAATAGTAAAATAAACACAATGTACCTTAAACCCGTCAGATCGTGGATGAAGGTCTGGTCGACGAGGTGGAGTTTAGTCTGGATAGCGGAACTCCGGAAGATTTTGAAGACCTGCGGGTCAATGCCAAATGGAAACTCTTCTTCGAGAATGTGAAGTTCTTTGCGGAATACACTCGAAAATCGAACCGCCATATCCGAATTTACGGGATCACGATCATCCCGGAGCCCGGACCCCTCAATTATAGCTGGATGCACCCTGAATTCGTTGAATTGGCTCAATTATTCGACCATCATGAAATGCGCCGACTGCACGATTGGGGAGGAGAAGTTGACCTTCCAGGCGATCACCACACCGGGGTGGGACGAAAAGATAGCGAAAAGACCGTCCTAAAAGCCCGTGGGTGCGATTTGGTCCTTCGACAAATGATCTGGCTGCCAAACGGCGATGTTACCATTTGTTGCAACGACCTCGACTCGAAGGGGGTGGTAGGGAATATCCTGAACGATAGCTTGTGGGATATCTACAATTCACCGGAACGGAGAAAGTATCTTGATCTATTGGATGCAGGCCATAAAGCTGAATTGGAGCTCTGCAAGGACTGTCAGACGTTTTAAGTCGAAAGCACAAAGCTCAAAGTCCAGAGCTTAGATTATTGGTATTTGGCTTTTAAGCCTTCACGAGAAAGCTTTCTGCTTTATACTATGGACTTTAAGCATAAAAGAAAAAAGGGACAACCTTTCGATTGTCCCTCTAACCAAACCCAGTTACCTATGCGCCTATTCACATAGGTACATGGATAACGGCAAAAATCGGGCCTCATTATACATAGCCGCAGAAAAATTTCTCAATAAAGTCCTTGGGTAACCCGACGATAAATCTCATCGATCCGGAGATCAAGAACGAACCTGAAATCGCGCGCGGCGTTTACTCCATCGCGTAACCCCTCATCGGAGTTCCCGTATACCACGGGGAAATAGAGCTCTATGAAATCGGGAATAAAACGCAGGCTCACCCCCGCACCGTAGTGGAAAAGATCTTCACTTGGCCTTCGGCCCGTAGGGCTATCGTATCGATTAGAAGTATAGGCTCCCTCAACATACACTTGCAAGAATCGCCAAATAGGCACTTGAACGGTCAAGGTAGCTAAAAAAAAATTGACCGATGAACGCGTATCGTATTTCATTCCCCCGTCCTCGATGAAGAATTGCCGACTTAAAAATCCTTCATCCTCCGATCGCCCCAGGAAATAGTACTCAAATAGGTAATCCGGGGTATTGCTCAAACCGAAATTATAGTACGATCCGTCCGATGGGTAATCGTTCCGCCAAAAAACGCCCAAGTAGTTCCGCCACTGTAATCGGCTCCCGGGGCGAATCCTCCACTCGAAATTGGCATCTACGGAACTCTTAACGAAACCGATCGCAAACTGGGTGTCGAAAAAGATCTCCCACGGATGCAAAATGTGCTGATTATCCAGGCGATACTTGAAATCGAGTATGGAATAGTTGCTATTGCTAAGATCAACGGTAACGGGTGGCTCTGAGATCGTCGGAAGTTCCCTCCAAACCGACACGTTTCTTAGGCGAATCGAGTGACTGTACGGACTCCGAGGGTGAGGACGGCGAAACTGAACATTGAGGGCCGTAGTCACCCGCGAGTACGTCAGATCGCGGTCGTAGCTGAAGTGCCTACCATATACCCCAATTCGGATGTATTGGAAAATACCGTCGTCGAAGTATTTCGTTAAACTCGTTGATGCCACGCCATTCAGCGTCCCTTGTCCAAGACTAAAAAGAGGCGTAATGCGGTACCGGAAAGGCTTGGCCGGAATATTCGAGTTGTAAAATGCCGCCCCGATAAGCAGCTTATCGTAGTTGTTCCACGATGCCATCGGCGACCAATAAATTTGCGTTTTCTCAGGCCGATCCAAGCTTCCGTAAAACTGTAACTTGAGTGGCTCAACGAGCGGTAACAGGCCTTCTTCGCGCCAAAGGTTATTGTGTCGGAATTCCTCAATGAGCAACTGAGGTTCATCGATACGCACGGCGTCGAAATCGACATCCGGAAGCGGCCATGTGGTATCGCCCTCAACGGGCGGAAGCCAGATACGCTCAACTTCATTCCCCTCTTGCAGGAGGCTCACCGAAAAAGGTACACTCAAAGATGTCTTGTTGCGGATCCTTAACTCGTTGTTGCGGACCGATTTGACCTTGTAGTCCACCTGATGGTCACTTCCAATGAGGTCATCAAACAACCAGGTAAGATCTTCACCACTGACTTCTTCTAAAGTATTTCGCAAATCATCCGGACCGGGGTGCTTGAACTTCCAACGGTCGTAGTACGTCCGCATGGCGGCGTCGTAGAGCGAATCGCCCCAGTACGATCGCAGATATTCGAATACCAACCCCGTTTTGTCATAGGCTACCGCGGCGTAATTGAGTTGATTGAATTCAGCCGCCGGTGTTTCAATGGCCTGATCAACCCCCATCCTCGCGCTGAACAAATAAGTATAGTAGTGCTGATCCGTTATGTCGTAGCCTTCCAGATCAAAGAGCTTTTTAATTCGGTCGAGTAAATCGGAATCCGCATCGAGTATTTCGCGCTCCGGATACTTCGACTTGATGTATCGGATCTCATTCGCCGTATTCAGTCCCTCGTCCATCCACGGATGCTCCCGTTCATTACTACCGAGTATCCCGTAGAACCAGTTGTGCCCCACCTCGTGCATGATCACCGTTTCCAAACTGCGTTCGCTAATGGCAGTGCCAATAATTGTGATCATGGGGTACTCCATGCCACCTCCTGCCGCAATGGTTCCATCAACGGCGCTGACCTGCTCGTACGGATAGTCACCGTTCCAGAGGAAGTAGTAGTATACTGCGTCTTGCAAGTACTCTGATGAATTTCTCCAAAGGTCTTTGTTGTCCGGGGTAAAGTAAGCCTTGGTCGTTACCCATCGATCGCTGTAGGGTAGCTGTATACTGTCAACCAAAACTTGCCATCGGCTGTCTGCGAACCAAGCAAAGTCGTGAATACTATCTTGACGGTAGCGAACTGTGCGCCGTTCGTTAACGACGATATCCGATACCGTTCGGCCCGTAGCTGCGATCACGAATCTTTTGGGCAAGGTTACGGTAACATCAAAAAGGCCGTACTCACTGTAAAATTCGCCTTGATCGAGGTAGGGCATAGGGTGCCATCCATCCTTGTCGTATACCGCCGGCTTGGGATACCATTGCGTGGCCATTATGGCCGAATCAAGCCTTCCCATGCGACTTACCCCTCCGTTGGGTAACTTTACCCTGAAAGGCGTTACAATGGTAGTAGAAGCTCCGGACGGGAGGGGAGCTTTGAGTTTTACTTCGGCAATGTCGGGTTGACCTTGGTAAAAGCTGAACCCGTGCTCTAGGCCCCCGATCGTAAATAATAGAGAGTCCATTCCGCCACGAGTGTCGTCGTAATAATGAAGAATGGTGTGGCGGTTTTCGAGTAGTTGCTTTCCAAGGGCCGTATGATCGCCTTGATAGCCATTGGGCCAAAGATGGATGTACAATCGATCCAGTGTGTCCGGACTGTGGTTAACATACCTCATGGAGTCTATTCCATGGAGTTCGCCCAAGCCTTCCTCAAAGCTAACCTCGATCTTGTGGTCTACCCGTTGCTGAAAATAGCCTTGTGCTTGAACCCCAATGGGAATCAAACACAAGGCTACTATGGTCGACCGCATCATGCGGCCAAATGTACGATGTTGGTTTTACATTTCGGTGTCCCAATCATCCGTACTCCAGTCGGCTTCCTCTTCTTCTTCCAGACACTCGATCTCCTCTTCGGGATTCTTCATGAAGCTCTCTTGTTCTTCAGTAGTCCAAGTGCAGTCCATGCACGACAAGCCGAGGTTGTTCATTTGCCAAGTGTGGTTCACCATGTCCCAATCCCACGTATTCGTGGTATTGTCGATATCATCGATGACCGAAATGGCACTCTCGTCGAGGTACACACTAGCCCCTTTAGGTAAGAACAGAGTTACGAAGAGCTCTTGATTACGCCATTTCTCGTCGATGGGGAAGTCGAGGTGATTCGGCAATTCAATGCGACCGCTATCGATTTTTACATCGTAGTTGATCAACTCCGCACGTTTACGCGCTTCCCATTTATTGCTTCCTCGCGCGTATTGGCGTACCTGTAACTTGGCCTTAGAGCCTGCCGCTCGCTCAATATCGAAGTGAACGTTTCGCGTATGTATGCGATCTTCACTTATATCGAGAAAGACACTGCGATCGTACTGAAGCATATCCGAAATGTCGTCGCTGCCACCGACGATCATGATCGACTCTGTGATCACGGGCACATCGAACTCTACGGTATAGCGGCCACCGTCGTCAAAGTCGGCCCCTAGACGAATGGCTCCGATAATGGTCATGATCACACCAGCGCCAAACAGCACAGATAGTACGGTGTTCGTCATTTTGCTCAGTTTGGGAACGCTAAAGAGTAAGCGAGCCCCTAGAGCGATGATACCTACCAGCGGTGCCAGGATCACAAACAATAGCCCCAGTGCCGTTAACCAGAAGTGACCATTGTCGAGGAACAGGAGGTTCTGGATCTGCATGAATCCAATTCCGGCCAATCCGGGATCGGGCCACGAGACAAACCACATGCTCGCACCGAACATGGTGCCGACCAACGCGGCGATCAGGCTAATAGCTGCGATAATGAGCGAAAACCCGACGATGGCCAAAACCACCTTCACAAACACGCGAATGGTCGCTACGAGCAAGTCTACGAGTCGGTCAATACCTCGTTTCGATGCCGAGGCCCCTTTACGAGCCGTTTTTCCGGCATCGCTACCGAGGTCGTTCAAACGATCCTTGAGGTTCTCGATCTCGTCCTTAATGGAACGTTCGATGTTATTCAGGTTGACATCCTCTCCGCGCATTTCGAGCTTTTCGGCCGTAGTCTTAGCCCCCGGAATAATGATCCATAGAACCAGGTACAACAAGAATCCCGTTCCCCAGCCAAAGAAGGACAAAACGAAGATCAAGCGTATAAATACTGGATCGATTTTGAAGTAAGCTCCGAGTCCACCGGCAACACCACCGATAATGGCGTCGTCCGGATTTCGGAATATACGGCGTCGACCCTTGCGCTCACTGCTGGTTGATGCCTTGGCATAGCTAGCACCCTCATGAGAGCTGGTCGAGCTACCTTCTTCATCGATATCTTCGTAGTCTTCGGGCTCACCCAATACGGCGATCACCTCATCTACGTCGACACGTGTGATTACTTGTTTCGAATCTCCGGTACGATCTTGAAAAAGCTCAGCCATACGGGCTTCCACGTCGGCAATGATCTCGTCACCTCCGGGCTCTCCGGCGAACTTCGCCTTCAAGGCCTGTAGGTAGCCGCTCAGCCGACTGTAGGCATCCTCATCCACATGGAAGATGATCCCTGCTAAATTGATGTTGACTGTCTTATTCATCGTTCTGGGTTTTTGATTGGGTGGTCAATTGTACTGCTTTTACGAGGTCGCTCCACGTGAGATCGAGCTCTTTCAAAAAATCCTCACCTTCTTCGGTGAGCGCATAGTACTTGCGGGGAGGACCCGAAGTAGACTCTTCCCAGCGGTAACTGAGAAGCTCGGCATTTTTTAATCGCGTGAGCAACGGATATAGGGTTCCTTCCACAACGATCATTTTGGCCGATTTCAGCGAATCGATGATCCCGGAGGCATACTGGTCACCATTTTTAAGGATCGATAGTATGCAATACTCCAGAACCCCTTTTCGCATCTGTGCTTTCGTGTTTTCTATTTTCATTGGGTTTCTGTTACTCGATACCCCCACCCCAACGTCACCACCGAAATGGCCTCATCTTTAGGAGATGTCGATGGTTGTGTTTCCTGCGCCACGGCATCAATGGTTTCTGTGCCTTGCGGCACGATTCGCTCCTCCGCGGTGCGTTCCCGCTCTACTCTGTGGATCGTCGATACCTCCTCGATCGAAGGCAAACTCAATTCGGCTCCGCGGGGACCGTATGTTTGAGCTTGCTGAACCCCATGCCAAAGGAGCCATCCCGCCCCGATGAGGAGCAAGAACTTCACGAAAAATATACCGAGCGATTTCATATATATAGAACTTTGTTATGCAAATATATAAACATAAAATATTACTATGCAATACAAAGTACCATATGTTTACTTAGAATCACTATAAATTTTCACTTGTGTGAACGTTTTACTTCTCTGAAACCTTGACCAATAGTACATTAGGACCAAATAAATCGAACGTATCATGGAAAAGCTGAGCCGTAAAGAATTTTTAAAGAGAGCAGGAATTTTCGGATTATCTGCTGTTGCAGGAACCACTTTATTGGCTGCCTGCGGTGGAGGTGGGGCTGAATCGAGCGGATCCGAAGAGTCGACGACTCCCCCGCCAAAGCCTCAACCAAAGCCCGAGTCAATGAGTGCCGATTGCTCTGAGTATAACAAAGATCTCAGTGAGGCCGACCTCAGTACTCGCGAGAGCTTACAGTATGTCGCAATGAGCGAAAAAGAAGGTGAGAACTGCATGAACTGCCAGTTCTATCAGCCCGATAAATTCGAAGGAAACTGTGGAGGTTGTCAGCTCTTCGCCAACGGTGCGGTAAGTCCTAAGGGATATTGCATCAGCTGGTCTGCTAAGCAGCCGGCCTAATTTCGGCCTTTGATCAGCCGGTCTTCTTTTGCCATGCCTGAAGGTACTTGTTGTACTTTAGGTAGGCGCGGAAGTCTTTCAAACTTTTGAAGAATCTAGGGTAGTTGTATCCAGCTGCCCTATTTTCTTTGGCGATCTGATAAATGACTTTGTGATGGTGGAGAAGTGAATACAAACCCTGGCGAAGCGAAGAACACGGATGGTATATGTGACCCGGCTCCGACATGGCACCATTCAGTTCAATAATGCAGTATCTCCCGGCATAAAGATCCTCCAAACTAGCGCACTTTATATCGTAGCGGCCGTAGAAAAACCCATCTATGCCTTGCGAAACACTGTCGATCTGCTTGGTCAATTGATCGTTGATCATGTTCTTTCCGTCCAAGAAAATGACTCCTTTGTTATGGTTCCCCAAGCGAACCAAACTGTAGTCCTCATTTAAACTTGGAACATCGAACCAATGATTCTTGTGTTGCTTGAACAGCTCTTTCTCAAAAAATCGCAACCTCGGATGATTCTGAATAAGCTCCGCAACCGTACTTTTTCCATCTCCTTTAAGTCGAGTAAAATGCTTCACCACGACCGAACTGATGCGTCCGCTCTTTTCGTGCGGTAAACGGTAGTAAAAGATTCCGATCTCCCACGGCAGGTCAACGAATTCCTGAACGATCACATCAAATGATGCTTGTTTTCTATAGGCGAGTACTTCTTCCCAATTATGTAGGATACGCACACCTTTTCCTCGCTCCCCGCGATTCGGTTTGGCGATCAACGGGAAATCCAATTGATGATGCGTGAACCACCAACGAAAATCGCGCTCCCCTTTAAGATTGTTCCATAGGAAGCTCTTTGGATAAAGGTGTTTCGGAAGTCTTGAGTAAATGTTCCACTTATCCTCGCCGAACATTCCTCCGTACTTAAACCCGGGGTTCGAAAGTGCAAAGTAGAATGGGTGGCGCGCTTTGATCGCCCAAGCTAACGATTTGAAGTAGATAGGGATATACAGTAAATGCCAAGGCCAAAATTCCCAGTTCCAGAGTTTAGTCAAGCGCCTCGAGGCCACTGGGGGCTCGTGTATGGCCTGATGGGGGAATTCCAAGTATTCCCGCTCAAGATCGGCAATGTTTATGTCGACTTGGCGGTCCATTATAGGGATTGGGGCATAAAACGCGGTTAGGTTTCGCGACGAAAATACTCAATTTTTATCTATTGGCCCTCAGCGATATAGAAACAGGTCGAGGATCACAGCCGCACCGAATACCACCGAAGCTACGCCATTAGTTGTCATGAAGGCGATATTGACCTTGGAAAGATCATTCGGATTCACAAGTAGGTGCTGTCGGAATAGCATGAGCATGAAGAATAGGAACCCGGCCCAGTAGAACCAAGCGAAGTTACCCGACCATCCGGCCGTAGCAAGCGCGAAGGCCGTAATCAAATGTAGCATGGAAGATAGCCGCAGCGCTCCTCTTAGGTTCAAAAGAACGGGCATACTGTGCAGGTTTTGCTCCTTATCGAAGGTGTCGTCCTGAAGGCTGTAAATGATGTCAAAACCACCCACCCAAGTAAGTACGGCCACCCCAAACCAAATGGGAACCCAGGCAAAAGAGGACGTTACGGCCAAAAAAGTGCCGATGGGAGCTAGGCTGAGTCCCAGCCCCAACACGAGGTGACAAAGTGCTGTAAATCGCTTCGTATAGCTGTAGCCCAGGGTGATCAATAAGGCAATTGGCGACAAGTAGAAGACCAGGTCGTTTATGAACCGGGTGGTGATCACAAAGAGCAACGAATTGACGATCACGAAGATCAACGCAGAACGTGGTGTAATGATTCCGGCAGGAATCTCGCGTACGGCCGCCGTTCTCGGGTTGGCGGCATCGATGTCGCGATCGAGGTATCGATTAAAGGCCATGGCCGCTGAACGGACGAATACCATACAGAGCAATACGGAGACGAAAAGCCTCCAGCTAAAGTGAGCTTCGGTGGTCTGTATCGCATAGAAATATCCGATCAATGCGAAAGGGAGCGCAAAAACGGTATGACTGAACTTAATAAGTGAGAGGTAATTCTTTACTGCCATTTTCGATAAGGGCGAATAATGAGCCGTACACCGCGGTCGTACTTTAGGTAATTCCAGATCCAGTTGAACAAAGTAACTACTTTGTTTCGAAACCCGATGAGCGAAACTAGGTGAACACCCATCCAAATGGCCCAGCCGAAGAATCCCTTGAACTTAAATCGAGGTAGATCGACCACAGCCAAATTTCGACCCACGGTGGCCATGCTTCCCAGATCTTTGTATTTGAAGGCGATCGGTGATTTGCCCTGCTGCCGGCGCACAAAGTTCTTTCCCAACAAGGTTCCCTGCTGAATGGCCACTTGAGCCAGCATAGGGTGGCCTTTTGGGTTGTCATCGGAGATCATAACCGCAACATCGCCAATGGCATAGACGTTTTCAAAACCCTTGGCGTTGTTGAATTGATCCACCTGAATACGCCCTCCCGCGATCTGATCGGGTGTGAATCCTCCCGGAAAGGAACCCTTGACACCCGCAGCCCATATAAGGGTACTCGCCGGAAGCGGTTTGCTGTTCGTAACGACCGTTGTACCGTCGTAGTCCTTGACCATGGTTTGAGTCCATACGTGAACCCCGAGCTTGTGCAGATATTCATCTGCTTTTTTAGAACTCGTTTCGCTCATTGCGGACAACACGCGATCCGATGCCTCCACCAGGTGTATGCTCATTCTCCGGATATCGAGGTCCGGGTAGTCGTTCGGTAGTACATGTCGTTTTAACTCGGCCAAAGCGCCGGCTAATTCCACCCCGGTCGGTCCTGCGCCTACGATGACGTAGTTCATTAGGGCCTCGCGCTCTTTAAGATCTTCGGTCAACAAGGCGGCTTCAAAGTTCTGAAGCATGAGCGAACGAAGGTTCAATGCCTCGGGAATGTTCTTCATTGGCATGCTCCGCTGTTTAATGCTCTCCATACCGAAGAAATTCGTTTCGCTCCCGGTGGCGATCACCAACTGGTCGTATTCCAGCTCCCCAATGCTCGTTTCGATGCGGTTGTTGCTCGAATCGATTCGCTCGACCTCCGCTATTCGGAAGTAAACGTTCTGGTAGCCTGTGAATATGGT
Proteins encoded in this window:
- a CDS encoding SPASM domain-containing protein produces the protein MDEGLVDEVEFSLDSGTPEDFEDLRVNAKWKLFFENVKFFAEYTRKSNRHIRIYGITIIPEPGPLNYSWMHPEFVELAQLFDHHEMRRLHDWGGEVDLPGDHHTGVGRKDSEKTVLKARGCDLVLRQMIWLPNGDVTICCNDLDSKGVVGNILNDSLWDIYNSPERRKYLDLLDAGHKAELELCKDCQTF
- the ubiA gene encoding putative 4-hydroxybenzoate polyprenyltransferase, coding for MAVKNYLSLIKFSHTVFALPFALIGYFYAIQTTEAHFSWRLFVSVLLCMVFVRSAAMAFNRYLDRDIDAANPRTAAVREIPAGIITPRSALIFVIVNSLLFVITTRFINDLVFYLSPIALLITLGYSYTKRFTALCHLVLGLGLSLAPIGTFLAVTSSFAWVPIWFGVAVLTWVGGFDIIYSLQDDTFDKEQNLHSMPVLLNLRGALRLSSMLHLITAFALATAGWSGNFAWFYWAGFLFFMLMLFRQHLLVNPNDLSKVNIAFMTTNGVASVVFGAAVILDLFLYR
- a CDS encoding NAD(P)/FAD-dependent oxidoreductase; amino-acid sequence: MNIPESHHPRIVIIGGGFGGLMVAKSLKNKPFQVVLIDRHNYHTFQPLLYQVATAGLEPDSIAHPLRTIFTGYQNVYFRIAEVERIDSSNNRIETSIGELEYDQLVIATGSETNFFGMESIKQRSMPMKNIPEALNLRSLMLQNFEAALLTEDLKEREALMNYVIVGAGPTGVELAGALAELKRHVLPNDYPDLDIRRMSIHLVEASDRVLSAMSETSSKKADEYLHKLGVHVWTQTMVKDYDGTTVVTNSKPLPASTLIWAAGVKGSFPGGFTPDQIAGGRIQVDQFNNAKGFENVYAIGDVAVMISDDNPKGHPMLAQVAIQQGTLLGKNFVRRQQGKSPIAFKYKDLGSMATVGRNLAVVDLPRFKFKGFFGWAIWMGVHLVSLIGFRNKVVTLFNWIWNYLKYDRGVRLIIRPYRKWQ
- a CDS encoding M1 family metallopeptidase; amino-acid sequence: MMRSTIVALCLIPIGVQAQGYFQQRVDHKIEVSFEEGLGELHGIDSMRYVNHSPDTLDRLYIHLWPNGYQGDHTALGKQLLENRHTILHYYDDTRGGMDSLLFTIGGLEHGFSFYQGQPDIAEVKLKAPLPSGASTTIVTPFRVKLPNGGVSRMGRLDSAIMATQWYPKPAVYDKDGWHPMPYLDQGEFYSEYGLFDVTVTLPKRFVIAATGRTVSDIVVNERRTVRYRQDSIHDFAWFADSRWQVLVDSIQLPYSDRWVTTKAYFTPDNKDLWRNSSEYLQDAVYYYFLWNGDYPYEQVSAVDGTIAAGGGMEYPMITIIGTAISERSLETVIMHEVGHNWFYGILGSNEREHPWMDEGLNTANEIRYIKSKYPEREILDADSDLLDRIKKLFDLEGYDITDQHYYTYLFSARMGVDQAIETPAAEFNQLNYAAVAYDKTGLVFEYLRSYWGDSLYDAAMRTYYDRWKFKHPGPDDLRNTLEEVSGEDLTWLFDDLIGSDHQVDYKVKSVRNNELRIRNKTSLSVPFSVSLLQEGNEVERIWLPPVEGDTTWPLPDVDFDAVRIDEPQLLIEEFRHNNLWREEGLLPLVEPLKLQFYGSLDRPEKTQIYWSPMASWNNYDKLLIGAAFYNSNIPAKPFRYRITPLFSLGQGTLNGVASTSLTKYFDDGIFQYIRIGVYGRHFSYDRDLTYSRVTTALNVQFRRPHPRSPYSHSIRLRNVSVWRELPTISEPPVTVDLSNSNYSILDFKYRLDNQHILHPWEIFFDTQFAIGFVKSSVDANFEWRIRPGSRLQWRNYLGVFWRNDYPSDGSYYNFGLSNTPDYLFEYYFLGRSEDEGFLSRQFFIEDGGMKYDTRSSVNFFLATLTVQVPIWRFLQVYVEGAYTSNRYDSPTGRRPSEDLFHYGAGVSLRFIPDFIELYFPVVYGNSDEGLRDGVNAARDFRFVLDLRIDEIYRRVTQGLY
- a CDS encoding PadR family transcriptional regulator, translated to MKIENTKAQMRKGVLEYCILSILKNGDQYASGIIDSLKSAKMIVVEGTLYPLLTRLKNAELLSYRWEESTSGPPRKYYALTEEGEDFLKELDLTWSDLVKAVQLTTQSKTQNDE
- a CDS encoding high-potential iron-sulfur protein; protein product: MEKLSRKEFLKRAGIFGLSAVAGTTLLAACGGGGAESSGSEESTTPPPKPQPKPESMSADCSEYNKDLSEADLSTRESLQYVAMSEKEGENCMNCQFYQPDKFEGNCGGCQLFANGAVSPKGYCISWSAKQPA
- a CDS encoding PspC domain-containing protein; translation: MNKTVNINLAGIIFHVDEDAYSRLSGYLQALKAKFAGEPGGDEIIADVEARMAELFQDRTGDSKQVITRVDVDEVIAVLGEPEDYEDIDEEGSSTSSHEGASYAKASTSSERKGRRRIFRNPDDAIIGGVAGGLGAYFKIDPVFIRLIFVLSFFGWGTGFLLYLVLWIIIPGAKTTAEKLEMRGEDVNLNNIERSIKDEIENLKDRLNDLGSDAGKTARKGASASKRGIDRLVDLLVATIRVFVKVVLAIVGFSLIIAAISLIAALVGTMFGASMWFVSWPDPGLAGIGFMQIQNLLFLDNGHFWLTALGLLFVILAPLVGIIALGARLLFSVPKLSKMTNTVLSVLFGAGVIMTIIGAIRLGADFDDGGRYTVEFDVPVITESIMIVGGSDDISDMLQYDRSVFLDISEDRIHTRNVHFDIERAAGSKAKLQVRQYARGSNKWEARKRAELINYDVKIDSGRIELPNHLDFPIDEKWRNQELFVTLFLPKGASVYLDESAISVIDDIDNTTNTWDWDMVNHTWQMNNLGLSCMDCTWTTEEQESFMKNPEEEIECLEEEEEADWSTDDWDTEM